The following coding sequences are from one Thermoflexus sp. window:
- a CDS encoding xanthine dehydrogenase family protein molybdopterin-binding subunit: MTIGQRIPMRDGHLKVTGRLKFGADLRLPDLLYARLVLSPYAHGRIRRVDPSRARAVPGVVAVLTAADLPGFQREPESHARALLAWERVVYYGQPVAVVLAESEAAAADGAAQVEVEIDPLPAVVDPLEAMSEEAPRIWPRGRPGVRADAGAHAADVGGAGAERPAQPGNISDHVRYARGDVEQGFREADLILELTYRTSAVHQAYIEPHTTTAALDPATETLTIWTSTQDPFGVREEVADFLGWPENRIRVVPMPVGGGFGGKFTLLEPLVAALAVHLRRPVRLTLTRQEEFLIGTPAHASIITMKTGVKRDGTLTALQARVIFDAGAFPGSPARIAANLLGSFYRFPHYEIEAFEVLTNKPGVGAYRAPGAPQALFALESQMDEMARQLGLDPLEFRLRNVMGEGDELPSGKRYGPIGLRACLEALRDHPLWREPRREPGEGVGLAVGGWHGGLEPAAAMCHVDRDGVVRIYVGAVDLQGTHTAMAQMAAAILGVPVEQVRILQGDTDMAPYAGASGGSKTTYTVGLAVQRAAEEARQQILRIASEHLEVAPEDLEIRDGRIYIWGVPEPRMTLGEVAALAQRFGGKFEPVVGRGSSAQTEQAPGFAAMLVRVRVDPETGYVTVREAVVAQDVGRAINPLLIEGQMHGGAAQGLGWGLWEALRYDANGIALTVSFIDYALPNATEVPPIETQIVEVPSPHGPFGARGVGEPPVVPGAAAVANAIRDAIGIRIPELPITPERLWNALTARVIAETRLRHEWGDPS; the protein is encoded by the coding sequence ATGACCATCGGCCAGCGCATTCCGATGCGTGACGGTCATCTGAAGGTGACCGGGCGTCTGAAGTTCGGCGCCGACCTGCGGCTTCCGGATCTCCTGTATGCCCGCCTGGTCCTCAGCCCCTACGCCCACGGTCGCATCCGGCGGGTCGATCCCTCCCGCGCGCGGGCCGTTCCCGGGGTGGTCGCCGTGTTGACGGCGGCGGATCTTCCCGGGTTCCAGCGGGAGCCGGAGAGCCACGCGCGGGCGCTGCTGGCCTGGGAGCGGGTGGTGTATTACGGCCAGCCGGTGGCGGTGGTGCTGGCGGAAAGCGAGGCGGCGGCGGCCGATGGGGCCGCCCAGGTGGAGGTGGAGATCGACCCGCTTCCCGCGGTCGTCGATCCGCTGGAGGCGATGTCCGAAGAGGCCCCACGGATCTGGCCGCGCGGCCGCCCCGGGGTGCGGGCGGATGCCGGAGCCCATGCGGCGGACGTCGGGGGCGCCGGAGCCGAGCGGCCGGCCCAACCCGGCAACATCTCCGATCACGTCCGCTATGCCCGCGGTGACGTCGAGCAGGGATTCCGGGAAGCCGACCTTATCCTCGAGCTCACCTACCGGACGTCGGCTGTGCATCAGGCTTACATCGAGCCGCACACGACGACAGCGGCCCTGGATCCGGCCACGGAGACGCTGACCATCTGGACCAGCACCCAGGATCCCTTCGGGGTGCGGGAGGAGGTGGCGGATTTCCTGGGCTGGCCGGAGAACCGCATCCGGGTGGTGCCGATGCCGGTGGGCGGTGGCTTCGGGGGGAAGTTCACCCTGCTGGAGCCCCTCGTGGCCGCCCTCGCGGTCCATCTCCGTCGTCCGGTGCGGTTGACGCTGACCCGTCAGGAGGAGTTCCTCATCGGGACGCCGGCCCACGCTTCCATCATCACCATGAAAACCGGCGTGAAGCGGGATGGGACGCTGACGGCTCTCCAGGCCCGGGTGATCTTCGACGCTGGGGCCTTCCCGGGTTCGCCCGCCCGCATCGCCGCGAACCTGCTCGGGAGCTTCTATCGCTTCCCCCATTATGAGATCGAGGCCTTTGAGGTGCTGACCAACAAGCCCGGGGTCGGCGCGTATCGGGCGCCCGGCGCCCCCCAGGCCCTCTTCGCCCTGGAATCCCAGATGGACGAGATGGCCCGGCAGCTGGGGCTGGACCCGTTGGAGTTCCGGTTGCGGAATGTAATGGGAGAGGGGGATGAATTGCCCAGCGGGAAGCGCTACGGCCCCATCGGCCTGCGGGCATGCCTGGAGGCCCTGCGGGACCATCCCCTGTGGCGGGAGCCGCGTCGGGAGCCTGGCGAAGGCGTTGGGCTGGCGGTGGGCGGCTGGCACGGCGGCCTGGAGCCGGCCGCGGCGATGTGCCACGTGGACCGCGATGGGGTGGTGCGGATCTATGTGGGCGCGGTGGACCTGCAGGGCACTCACACGGCGATGGCCCAGATGGCCGCGGCGATCCTGGGAGTGCCGGTGGAACAGGTCCGCATCCTCCAGGGCGATACCGATATGGCCCCCTATGCCGGGGCCAGCGGGGGGAGCAAAACCACGTATACGGTCGGCCTGGCCGTGCAGCGGGCGGCGGAGGAGGCCCGACAACAGATCCTGCGGATCGCTTCCGAACACCTGGAGGTGGCCCCGGAGGATCTCGAGATCCGCGATGGTCGAATCTATATCTGGGGGGTTCCCGAGCCCCGTATGACCCTCGGGGAGGTGGCAGCCCTCGCTCAACGCTTCGGCGGGAAGTTCGAACCGGTCGTCGGCCGCGGCTCCTCCGCCCAGACCGAGCAGGCCCCCGGCTTCGCCGCCATGCTGGTCCGGGTGCGGGTGGATCCCGAGACGGGCTACGTCACCGTGCGGGAGGCGGTGGTGGCCCAGGACGTGGGACGGGCGATCAACCCCCTGCTGATCGAGGGCCAGATGCACGGCGGTGCGGCCCAGGGCCTGGGCTGGGGCCTGTGGGAAGCCCTTCGATACGATGCGAACGGCATTGCCCTCACCGTCTCCTTCATAGATTATGCGCTTCCGAACGCGACGGAGGTTCCGCCGATCGAAACGCAGATCGTGGAAGTGCCCAGCCCGCACGGTCCCTTCGGGGCCCGGGGGGTGGGGGAGCCGCCAGTGGTGCCCGGCGCGGCGGCGGTGGCCAACGCCATCCGGGATGCGATCGGCATCCGGATCCCGGAGCTGCCCATCACCCCGGAGCGGCTGTGGAACGCTCTGACCGCCCGGGTGATCGCCGAGACCCGCCTCCGGCACGAGTGGGGGGATCCATCATAA
- a CDS encoding Uma2 family endonuclease: MSVQVQRRLFTVEEYHRMAEAGILSEDDRVELIEGELVAMSPIGSRHAACVKRLVRLLDRAVGERAIVSVQDPIRLGRHSEPQPDVALLRYRPDFYASAHPGPEDVLLIVEVAETSADYDRTVKIPLYARHGIPEAWLVDLAKEHIEVYRQPGPEGYRELHIVHRGETIRPALIPGLTVAIDEIMG; the protein is encoded by the coding sequence ATGAGCGTTCAGGTGCAGCGGCGCCTGTTCACCGTGGAGGAATACCACCGCATGGCCGAGGCCGGCATCCTCTCCGAAGACGACCGCGTCGAGCTCATCGAAGGAGAACTCGTCGCCATGAGCCCCATCGGCAGCCGTCACGCCGCTTGCGTGAAGCGCCTCGTCCGGCTCCTGGATCGAGCCGTGGGGGAACGCGCCATCGTCAGCGTTCAGGACCCCATTCGCCTGGGGCGGCATTCGGAGCCGCAGCCCGATGTGGCCCTGCTCCGCTACCGCCCGGATTTCTACGCCTCCGCCCACCCCGGGCCGGAGGACGTCCTCCTCATCGTGGAAGTGGCCGAAACCTCCGCCGACTACGACCGCACGGTCAAAATCCCCCTCTACGCCCGCCACGGCATCCCCGAGGCCTGGCTTGTGGACCTGGCCAAGGAGCACATCGAGGTCTACCGCCAGCCCGGTCCGGAAGGCTATCGGGAGCTCCACATCGTCCACCGGGGCGAGACCATCCGTCCTGCCCTCATCCCCGGGCTCACGGTGGCGATCGATGAGATCATGGGATGA
- the hutI gene encoding imidazolonepropionase, which produces MRVDLLIRHAAQVVTPRGRRPTRGAAMGHLEIIPDGAVAVRDGRIVAVGPTAAVEASAGEAAEVLDARGQTVIPGLVDPHTHLVWAGDRVAEFEMRLKGATYLEILQAGGGILSTVRATRAASMEQLIAETRGRLDRMLLHGTTTAEAKTGYGLEWETERRLLDVLHRLNGLHPLDLVPTFLGAHAVPEEYRADPGAYVERLIEEMLPAVAALRYPTDGPWHPLWADGRAAWFCDVFCERGAFDLEQTRRILEAARRLGFGLKVHADEFEPALGATPMAVSMGAISVDHLVSTPSEHREILARSETIGVVLPGTPFGLGTGHYAPGRELIDRGGALALATDLNPGTSWCESMPMMMALAARYMKLTPAEALTAATLNAACAIGLGHEIGGLEPGKQADIVLVDAPDYRHLAYRYGVNLVRTVIKRGRVVVRDGALRIPDG; this is translated from the coding sequence ATGCGGGTGGATCTGTTGATCCGTCACGCTGCTCAAGTGGTCACGCCGCGGGGGCGACGGCCGACACGGGGGGCGGCCATGGGCCATCTGGAGATCATCCCCGACGGCGCCGTGGCGGTCCGGGATGGCCGGATTGTGGCGGTGGGCCCCACGGCGGCTGTGGAAGCTTCGGCCGGGGAGGCCGCGGAGGTCCTGGACGCCCGCGGTCAAACGGTGATCCCCGGCTTGGTGGATCCCCACACCCATCTGGTCTGGGCTGGCGATCGGGTTGCGGAGTTTGAGATGCGCCTGAAGGGCGCCACGTATCTGGAGATCCTCCAGGCCGGCGGTGGGATCCTTTCCACGGTGCGGGCGACCCGCGCAGCTTCGATGGAGCAGTTGATCGCCGAGACCCGGGGGCGCCTGGATCGGATGCTGCTCCACGGCACCACTACGGCGGAGGCCAAGACCGGGTATGGCCTGGAATGGGAAACGGAGCGCCGCCTCCTGGATGTCCTTCACCGGCTCAACGGCCTCCATCCGCTGGATCTGGTCCCCACGTTCCTGGGCGCCCATGCGGTTCCCGAGGAATACCGGGCGGATCCGGGGGCCTATGTCGAACGATTGATCGAGGAGATGCTGCCCGCCGTGGCGGCCCTCCGTTATCCAACGGACGGCCCGTGGCATCCTCTATGGGCGGATGGACGGGCGGCCTGGTTCTGCGATGTGTTCTGCGAACGGGGGGCCTTCGATCTGGAGCAGACCCGGCGCATCCTGGAGGCGGCCCGACGTCTGGGGTTCGGCCTCAAGGTGCACGCGGACGAGTTCGAGCCGGCCCTGGGGGCGACGCCCATGGCGGTCTCCATGGGGGCCATCAGCGTGGATCACCTGGTGAGCACGCCATCGGAGCATCGGGAGATCCTCGCCCGCTCCGAGACCATCGGGGTGGTCCTTCCGGGCACCCCGTTCGGGCTGGGGACGGGCCATTACGCCCCCGGGCGGGAGCTGATCGATCGGGGGGGCGCACTGGCCCTCGCCACGGATCTGAATCCGGGGACCTCGTGGTGCGAGTCGATGCCGATGATGATGGCCCTGGCGGCCCGCTATATGAAGCTCACCCCGGCGGAGGCGCTGACGGCGGCCACCCTGAACGCGGCCTGCGCCATCGGCCTGGGCCATGAAATCGGAGGCCTGGAGCCCGGCAAGCAGGCGGACATCGTGCTGGTGGATGCGCCGGATTACCGGCATCTGGCCTATCGGTATGGGGTCAACCTGGTCCGCACGGTGATCAAGCGGGGGCGAGTGGTGGTTCGGGATGGGGCTCTCCGGATCCCTGACGGTTGA
- a CDS encoding response regulator codes for MPAAHERILVVEDDRDLRELITIALKTAGYQVDAVEDGSSALDWVRNHPPDLILLDVMLPDLDGMELCRRIRELWHMRTVPIVMITALGRMEDKLRGIRAGADDYLTKPVALPELMARIEMHLRRSKRERAVNPLSGLPGNPEIEQEIRQRLERGEPFGIAYIDLNAFKAFNDEYGYRAGDRVLQSFARLLQEAMAAHGDPSRDFIGHIGGDDFVLLTRPHVLSPVARYILERFPETVGAPELSVSIVGGVVDPARKVDLEALAQHLAALKRQAKREGRPLLLSGTLGAQG; via the coding sequence ATGCCTGCCGCTCATGAGCGAATTCTGGTGGTCGAAGATGATCGGGACCTGCGCGAGCTGATCACGATCGCTCTGAAAACCGCCGGTTATCAGGTGGATGCAGTGGAGGACGGATCCTCCGCTCTGGATTGGGTGCGCAACCACCCACCGGATCTGATCCTGCTGGATGTTATGCTGCCGGATCTGGATGGCATGGAACTCTGTCGGCGGATCCGGGAGCTCTGGCATATGCGCACGGTTCCGATCGTTATGATCACAGCGCTGGGACGGATGGAGGATAAGCTGCGGGGCATCCGCGCCGGCGCGGACGATTATTTAACCAAACCGGTGGCACTCCCCGAGCTCATGGCCCGAATCGAAATGCACCTCCGCCGCTCCAAGAGGGAAAGAGCGGTCAACCCCCTCTCCGGGCTACCTGGAAACCCCGAGATCGAACAGGAGATCCGTCAACGCCTGGAGCGCGGCGAGCCCTTCGGGATCGCATACATCGACCTGAACGCTTTCAAGGCCTTCAACGATGAATATGGCTATCGAGCAGGGGATCGCGTGCTCCAGTCGTTCGCTCGCCTGCTTCAGGAGGCGATGGCTGCCCATGGGGATCCTTCCCGGGATTTCATCGGCCATATCGGCGGGGATGATTTCGTGCTGCTCACCCGACCCCACGTTCTCAGCCCCGTCGCCCGCTATATCCTGGAGCGATTCCCGGAAACCGTTGGGGCTCCAGAGCTTTCGGTTTCTATTGTGGGCGGGGTGGTAGATCCCGCCCGCAAGGTGGATCTTGAGGCACTGGCACAGCATCTTGCTGCCCTCAAACGCCAGGCCAAGCGAGAAGGCCGTCCCCTGCTTCTGTCAGGAACCCTGGGGGCTCAGGGATAA